One stretch of Armigeres subalbatus isolate Guangzhou_Male chromosome 2, GZ_Asu_2, whole genome shotgun sequence DNA includes these proteins:
- the LOC134217493 gene encoding alpha-tubulin N-acetyltransferase: protein MEFRFNCHPLFRQRIVRINNSLLPTGFVAQHRREALDATAQISEIINFVGQLSAQAQGLSNPVTTSQKLRSSDHHIYLMFESNQKHGLVVGILKVGRKSLYVFDQNGETVNVTAPCVLDFYVHESRQRGGLGRELFEHMLKEENIHPEEMAIDRPSEKLLGFLQKHYGLYKKIPQMNNFVVYEGFFANKEHASDIDGRRMHITASPNTNLFGPTFTTVGEQRRSSSQTRQPVISPPVVQQPPVGRYAAKRPSCSMAQIIHNSPTTVSTEPNSTSPSSTNNHHAPPATSANNNDYENHHHDHDHPHHDSNEYDHQQETNPDQQPGSNGDGVAEEVLSANLRNLSMSEPPTDFTDYHANHHHQQQQVKFADEYADIPEPDADPDPYSFHPHHLELSQHQSPHQEMMTNRENSASPQSISQQQTPEHPGLKKPIRYSKQHTGLKNMSSGVGAAVMPSGKMEFDQEENEGFGSVKINRPIGKSSTRNSLSGDNDNESVHSKGSDSSHLTDHGHFDLKFYHNKLW, encoded by the exons AGATGCCACCGCACAAATCTCCGAAATCATCAATTTTGTTGGTCAGTTGTCCGCACAAGCACAAGGATTGTCGAATCCGGTGACAACCTCACAAAAGCTGCGAAGTTCCGACCATCACATCTACCTGATGTTTGAATCAAATCAGAAGCA TGGACTGGTCGTTGGTATTCTGAAAGTTGGCCGTAAATCCCTGTACGTGTTCGACCAGAATGGCGAGACGGTGAATGTGACGGCGCCGTGCGTGTTGGACTTTTACGTTCACGAATCGCGACAGCGTGGCGGATTGGGTCGGGAGCTGTTCGAACACATGCTCAAAGAGGAAAACATCCACCCGGAGGAGATGGCCATCGATCGACCGTCGGAGAAGTTGCTTGGATTCCTGCAGAAGCATTATG GACTCTACAAGAAGATACCGCAAATGAACAACTTCGTCGTTTACGAAGGTTTCTTCGCGAACAAGGAGCACGCCTCTGACATCGACGGCCGCCGCATGcacattaccgctag TCCTAACACAAACCTTTTCGGGCCCACATTCACCACCGTGGGGGAACAGAGGAGGTCCAGCTCGCAGACCCGTCAACCGGTTATATCCCCGCCAGTCGTTCAGCAACCCCCGGTGGGTCGCTATGCGGCAAAACGACCTTCCTGCAGTATGGCTCAG ATAATTCATAACAGCCCCACAACGGTTTCCACGGAGCCCAATAG CACCTCTCCTTCTTCCACTAACAACCATCATGCGCCTCCAGCTACTTCCGCTAACAATAATGACTACGAAAACCATCATCACGATCATGATCATCCCCATCACGACTCGAACGAGTATGACCACCAGCAGGAAACGAACCCGGACCAACAGCCCGGCAGCAACGGTGACGGAGTTGCCGAGGAGGTTCTATCGGCCAACTTGCGGAATCTGTCCATGTCGGAACCGCCCACCGACTTCACCGATTATCACGCCAATCACcatcatcagcagcagcaggTGAAATTTGCCGACGAATATGCAGACATACCGGAACCGGATGCCGATCCGGATCCATACAGCTTCCACCCGCATCACCTCGAGCTTTCGCAGCACCAGTCTCCCCACCAGGAGATGATGACTAATCGTGAAAATTCTGCTTCTCCTCAATCGATCAGCCAGCAGCAGACGCCGGAGCATCCGGGCCTGAAGAAACCGATCCGGTACTCCAAACAGCACACTGGCCTGAAGAATATGTCCTCCGGGGTAGGCGCCGCCGTTATGCCCTCGGGAAAGATGGAATTCGATCAGGAGGAGAACGAGGGATTCGGATCGGTGAAAATAAACCGTCCGATTGGAAAATCAAGCACTCGGAACAGTCTTTCCGGAGATAATGATAATGAGTCGGTTCACTCGAAGGGTTCCGACAGTAGCCATCTGACCGATCATGGTCATTTCGATCTGAAATTCTACCACAACAAGTTGTGGTAA
- the LOC134208802 gene encoding uncharacterized protein LOC134208802, with protein sequence MEENPELARGSKFVARDLVTSLWWKITDSLNSLGPPNRSVAAWQKVWNDKKLQLRRKLQHNKTELTATGGGPNSLHSFNDLEETIIRLLSLERAVIMGLFSVRSWHPVKHPVHLEWMKTKT encoded by the exons ATGGAGGAAAATCCCGAGCTGGCTAGAGGAAGCAAATTCGTAGCGCGGGATTTGGTTACTTCCCTATGGTGGAAGATAACGGATTCCTTGAACAGTTTGGGCCCTCCAAATCGTTCCGTTGCAGCCTGGCAAAAG gtttggaATGACAAAAAATTGCAACTGAGACGAAAGTTGCAGCACAACAAGACCGAGCTGACGGCCACTGGAGGTGGGCCAAATAGCCTGCATTCTTTCAACGATCTGGAAGAAACCATAATTCGCCTCCTTTCGCTGGAGAGAGCAGTCATAATG GGTCTGTTTTCGGTACGCAGTTGGCATCCGGTCAAGCACCCGGTTCATCTGGAATGGATGAAAACCAAAACCTAG